The genomic window TGAGCCATCGCCCTTGGAGATGGTGACCTCTAGGTTGATGCTGGATCTTAATTTGTTCTTCTGGCCACCGTCTTCTTCTAGATTCTCGTTCGAGGACGCCGAAGGCGATTCTACATCCTCATGTGAGGTGCATGAGGAGTTgttctcgtcgtcgtcgtcgtccaagCAGGGCTTTGATGCCACAACCTCAATCTTCTCGCCCTTTAAAGTTCTTGTAAGTGTAATGCTGGAACGACACTTATTTTCAGATATTTCAAAGGGAAAGTAATCCCCAGTCTCCTCTATCTGTTTAAGATATAAGATATGAAAAAAATTGAGGGCAAATGGGAAAACAACTCGGATTCTAATGCAGGATTAAAGGCATGAGCAGAAACTCAGATTCTCAAAAGCAGGATTAAAGGCATGTGATGCACAAAACTTGATCAATCTGATCGAGGTGACAAAGATCAGAACAGCCCCAATCTATCCCAAGTTACCAACCATCACCATGCATGGGATCGCAGTTAGCACAGGCAGAGGCCCGCTCGGTGGATTTGAAACTGAATAAAGAGATCGATCTGCGTGCGTACCTTAGCGAGGAGACACTGGAGCTCGGTGGGGGCCTGGCCGTCGTTGTTGCGGGACTTGATCGCGGAGTCGATGGCGCCGAGGAGCTCAAGGTCGAACATGGTGGCGCTCAGGGATTCGGTCTCGGTTAAGAAGGCACGGATGGGGCCCAACACGGTACGGGCGGACTCCTCGGTCACGGTGCTCTGACGGTAAGAGTCCAGTGCGGCGATGAGGGAGGCGCCGGAGGACTCAAAGGAGGAGACTGCAGCGTCGAGGGAGGAGGACGAGCTCCACCTGCTCGCCATCGCCGACGAGGACGTGGGGCGGAGAAGCGTGGAGGCCCGACGGAGGCTGGGTAGGGAGgaggcccggcgggccgcggcgagGAGGGCCATGGCACCGGGAAAGAGGGTTTTTCTTCCAGAATTTAGGAGGTTTTAGCGAGGAGGGTTTTGGTTGTCTGAGAAAACAGGAGCCCACCGGTCAGGAAGGGCTTAAACCTGGACGATGTGCTTGCTGCAAAAGAAAACGAATTTGAACAAGTTTTCCCTATACCGTTCGCAGGCTCTTGCAGTTAATATGATGATGTTTTCCCTATACCGTCCTGGAACAAGTTTTCGAAAATGAAACTACTCTTTTTTTGTGTGAAAAATATTTATAGATCTATTACAAAAGTTCATCAAAAATATAAAGCACGTCAAACATGATAAAATTCACATCAAGGTACCTAGACCACCGAATGACCACTACCGCCGCCAAAATGAGCTAGCCGCCGACACACCATTGTCTCCACTCCCATGCCGCAGCTAGCTTGACCTTGTCGATCACAGCCGGGAAGTCTTCGTGCAAATGCCCCTAAGGACCACCACCCTCGAGCCTTAGTCGTCACCGATCAACCCGTGAATAGATATCAAGAAACAGACACCAAATCTCGACGTCGCGCATGCACGACAAAAAACCCTAACCTTGTCACCTCAAGGAAACAGCAGGAATCTAATCTAGAGCGTCATCTAGATGGACGGACTCAAGGAGGATCGGAGACTAAGAAGTCTGACTTTGATGGCTTTATTGATCGGTTAAACATAGTAGATCAGATTAAACAAAATTAAATGATGATGAACACCAAATATCTGCAATAAATTGGAAGTTACATCAGTCTTTTGAAAAAAGAAAATCTGCTTTCGTTAAGGTACTGACCGATGACCACAGACTCCACCGGTTGCAACATCCCCGAGTGCGTAGGTTGCTTGGGTTGTAGCAATCAAATTCGCCAGTTCCAGCATGCCAACACCATGGTTCCAAACGATAGTTGGTTGTAGCTTTGGTTTCCTCGTCGGTTCCAACTTCTCTGTGCACTCGTTCTAGCACCCTAACACCGTGGTTCTAACATCTCGCGCAGGTGGTTGCAGCTTTGCTCCTCCGTCAAAGCTTTGGCTATTGTGGTTCCAGCTTCTCTACACACTGGTTTCAGCGCCCCCACACCATGGTTCTTCCAGCTATGACTATAGCTGGTCAACACAAAACCTCCCGCTCATCGCCGCTTGCAACAACTTACTCCGCTGGTCGCCACGCCGACGAACGCCGGTTCCAACATACATCAACAATGGTTGCAGCTCCTTCACTTGGAGATTCTAGTACGGCGGCCCCCATCCCCCTGGGTTGCAGCTCCTGATCGGTAATAGATTCCAGCATGACCAGTTGCCGCTTCTAGCACGAGCGGCCACCGCTTGCAATTTTTTTAGTAGTCAGTTCCAGCACGGCCGCATGGCCTACACGCTCATGGGTCATGGCGCCACCGTGGCTAGCTGGAAATCAGCCATTGCCTATGCTCTAAGCTACAGGGTGTTTGCTTGCATGGCGAGCCATAGTGCAACCGCTATTTGAGAGCTCATTGCTGGTCATTTGCTGCGAGAGGGAGGGGGAAAAGATGAGCGGCGGGGGAAACATCAAATCAAGCGATCTGGCATGGCAAGGGCGTCGCGCGGTAGGGTATTTGGGTGCTCCTCACTGGTTATTAGAGAAGGATGAGCGGCAAGGAAGATAtcaaaatgagagagagagagagagagagagagagagagagagagagagagagagagagagagagagagagagagagagagagagagagagaggtggattTGGGGACGGTGGAACAAGATAAGGAATGACATGGATGTTTTTAGCCGGCTGGGGCCCATGCCAAGTGTCACAAGCGCACATGGCCAACGGAGTCTCTAGCCGGTCGACCAGCGAAGAACATTTCCCATAGTTAAAGGGAAATGATCGGGATCACCCGGCCTATCACAGCCATGCTGTCGCCAAACACACTCGTTGCATCGTTGCTGCCGCCGGCAAGAGAGCGCTCCGCTGTCACGGTCGTCGGCCGCCTCCATCACTTCTGAGCAGAAAAAAAACTGCAACAATAACTCAATTGCCAAAAAAAAATCTGAACTTGACCTATGCTGCATAAAATTCTACAACATGACCCATTTTCCAGAAAAGTTCTGAACAAGACCTGTGTTGCAAGAGCATAGAATGACACTTGGTGCTCAATCAATCAGATCCGATGGATCGCGAGGcggcggatcttttaaaaagatctaCCAACTGCCCCGTAGCAGCGCCAATAGTGAAAGATATAGGAAAATTGAAGCCAAAAGACACAGTGAAATAGTTCTTTGATTTTATTGCGATATTTTTCACGTAAAAAATCTTCACTTATGAACACTAGAGTGTCATAACTCGTCGTCAGCCTTATTCCAAGTTCAAGAAAACCCTTTTATTCAAGCCAATTATGAACTTCGAGAGAGCAAAATGCTTGATTTTATTCCACATAAACCTCCAATGTGGTATAGAACAAAGGAGGACGTGGAGACCACACAATTGATAGTTTTTAGGCATTCAAGTTGCACATCATGGAACCTAAAATTGGAAACAAAAAGTGCAACTCTAGGACTAAAACATACAACTTCTCAACTGCACCTTTCTACAACTAAAGGTATATTTCCAAATTGTACATCCACCTAAGTAGCATTAAGGCATCAAATATCAGTCTTTTACTAAGTAACATGAATTTCTGGTCTGACAGAAAAATTGATGGTCCTTGCGACGATTTGCGTCTTCTTTTCTCCTGCTTCGAAGGCCTTTTTTGTTTGAAGGGCTTCATAATCCTACTAAATTTTCTaagggtgtgtctagggcacatctagatgtgccctagttattgcacatctaagtgaatGAATCAAGCacaaaaaggaaaatagaaaagaaaaagaaaatattcaCACGAATCTTGACGTAAGATCAATGAAATatgatttagatgtgcaatacttatggcacatctagatgtgctttagcaaaactgattttctaaagtttttcctTTGTTGTAATTATTTCAGCTTCGAAGTGACTTGGCTAATACTATTTAACGGCGTACAGGACTAAATCAAAAACAACTAAACTTGAGAATTAAAGAATAGGCTAGAAATAAGCAGAGCCAATATAGTGAATAAACAACCTAATTAAAATGGTTTCAACTCTACGTACCTCGAGAAAATCATAGTTACAGAAAACGGTCTTAAACATGCGCAGATAAAACAAAACGATCATGCACGCTACTCTAGAAAACGACCGTGTTGCCCTAGTAGGATAACTAAATTAAGATGAAGATCAATCTTTCTTGACGAAATCTGACAGCTTGTTCAGCCAAAAGTGTTGCTTGCGGGTGCCATTGCTAATAATGTACTCGCGAAACAAGTTCATCGTCGTCGGCGTGATCCCGCGCAGCTCCACGTAGTTGTGGAATGACTTCTTCAGATTCTCATCGAGATTACTGTACCAGATCCGCAAATTAAGAGAGCATTTAATCAATTTGTCGGTGGTGGGCAAAATATATGAATTAAGCTAGGTTCAGTTTTGGTACTTACTTGAAACCGTCATACTTATACATATCCTCCAGTAGCTCCTGCTCTTTTGGCGAACCCCCGGGCGTCATATTCATGGAACAGATGATGACGTCGTCCGGATACGCAACACAGGTGAATTGAAGTTTATAGCCATTGCTCTTGGAGACGATGACATCAAAGGTGAGGCTAGGTCTTGAGGCCTTCTTCTCACCTTTGCCATGTTCCAGCTGCATGAGTAAGGATTCCAAAGACGATTTTCCATCCGTCTCAAGGCAGTCCGTACGAGTCACAACCTCAATCTTCTCGTCCTCAAAAGTTCTTCTAAGAGTAATGTATCTTTTAAAATCGTAGCCAACAAAGTATCTGTTTTCACTGACTTCGAAGGGGAAGCAACCCGCGGTATCCTCCATCTGTTTTACAATGGGGAAAAAATTGAGGGCATGAACAACAAAAACCCGCTAATCACCACTATGTGTCTCACGCATGATTAATTAATTAcataaaatactactccctccgtcccataatgtaagatattTTTTGACACTAGTAGACAACATGCTTTTTCAAAGGGAACGGGGATCATCATCGCATCGGTGAAGAGATCGATCTGCGTATATTCAGTGCACGTACCTCGGCGATACGGAGCGGCTCGGAGGACTTGACGGCAGAGTCGATGCCGTGGAGGAGCTGGTGCTCGAAGGAGGCGTTGCTGAGTGAGTCGGTGGCGGCCCGGAGTGAGTCCAGTGCGGCGGCCCAGGCGCTGGAGCCATGCTCGGCGTTGACGGTGTCCATCGCGGCGTTCATTAAGGCCGTCTTCGCAGCGCAGATGGAGGAGGACGAGCTGTGCCTGATCATCGGGAACGGCGGGGCCATGGGGCGGAGCAGCTGCGAGGAGGCTCGGCGGAGGATGGGAAGGGAGGAGGCCCGGCGGGAGGCGGCGAGGAGGGCCATGGCGCAGCGTATGCGTTGCAGACTCGAAGCCGTGCACAGGGTTTCCCCTCGATCTAGTATATCTTTCTTGAAGCTTCAAGAATTTAAGAGGGTTTTAGAAGAATTAATGGAGGGGTTTTGCTTGTAGGAGGACGTGGTTTACTGGGCCCATGTGTCAGACATGCAGTTTCGAATCTCCACGATGTGCTTTGCTTCTTGAACAAGTAGGAGCAGATTTGACCTTTTTTTAAGAGTGTCCAATGATCAGACGTCTGTTTTTGTATTTGATTTGTCGCTTTTTCTAGCCATTCACGGTTTGACATGTTTCTGCACTGGTACTCCGTCTAGAGTCTTCAGACCCATAAAGCAACTCTTCTTGTCCTAGCGCCCAAGTGCCTAAATTGCACATGCACTCGCACGCGGATGAATGACTATTGCTAGTAATATATAGAGATGATCATAAAAGAAGGCATTGTGGAGAGAATAAGGAGGCATGGTAAAGGATCAGGGACATGGCGCAAGCCCCATGGATCAGTGACGTGGCGCTATCCAGACACTTGCTACCTGGCGGGCATCCCTAGGGTGCTTAATGGCCTGATGACAATGATGATAGCACACACGTATCCGTTTCCAGGAAAGGGGATTATTATGTGGCACTGTTTTTTTTTGGCAAGATTGACATAACAGGTTTTTTTCCTCTTTTGTGTGACAGACGAAGAGATTACCCGATGAGTGAGAACATTTTTTGATTGTAACCACAATGAGATACAAGATTTGTTTATATTTTATAAAGCCAGAACCTGTCCAAGCTCCCTAGAGCCTTCATGATCTCTCTATATGTCTATGTGCCTCCTATTTTACCAGGTGAAGCAGAAAAAACCACGGCGTAGAATACAACGCATGTGCAATACATCCGTATGGACAAACCAGAGAAAAGGTTTGCTCCAAACACTTTGATTAAGAGTCATTTTACAGTGCATCCGGACGATATGGACCGTCCGTCGGAGCGAATTCGACGGTCCAGATCCGATGCAATACGCTGATGTCACGTGTATTATATCAGACCCCGAGGGGCATTTTCGGGAGAAAAAATATTTCGAACTGATCTGATTTTTTCTCCCAAATATTTCGAGGGTATTCTCGGTACGAATTTCAGGGCTATTTTCGGTTCAATTTTTATCCCGTTCGTTAGGGtttattcctcgccgccactaggaTTTTAATCCTCGTCGGCAGGATCTAGCCGCTCGTCGCGGCCCCTCCCTCCCTCGTCGCCGTTAGGATCTAGCCGCGCGTCGCGGCCCctccctccctcgtcgccggcaggatctagccgcgCGTCGCGGCCCCT from Triticum aestivum cultivar Chinese Spring chromosome 3B, IWGSC CS RefSeq v2.1, whole genome shotgun sequence includes these protein-coding regions:
- the LOC123064694 gene encoding uncharacterized protein At2g39795, mitochondrial-like; the encoded protein is MALLAAARRASSLPSLRRASTLLRPTSSSAMASRWSSSSSLDAAVSSFESSGASLIAALDSYRQSTVTEESARTVLGPIRAFLTETESLSATMFDLELLGAIDSAIKSRNNDGQAPTELQCLLAKIEETGDYFPFEISENKCRSSITLTRTLKGEKIEVVASKPCLDDDDDENNSSCTSHEDVESPSASSNENLEEDGGQKNKLRSSINLEVTISKGDGSKLAFTCLAYPDNITIHSMCMLSRTDKDDVQATYYDFDKLDENLQKSFVKYLDMRGVTPTTTNLLRVYLSSKVQSKDLLMLTKLQDFVKKD
- the LOC123064695 gene encoding uncharacterized protein At2g39795, mitochondrial-like, with product MALLAASRRASSLPILRRASSQLLRPMAPPFPMIRHSSSSSICAAKTALMNAAMDTVNAEHGSSAWAAALDSLRAATDSLSNASFEHQLLHGIDSAVKSSEPLRIAEMEDTAGCFPFEVSENRYFVGYDFKRYITLRRTFEDEKIEVVTRTDCLETDGKSSLESLLMQLEHGKGEKKASRPSLTFDVIVSKSNGYKLQFTCVAYPDDVIICSMNMTPGGSPKEQELLEDMYKYDGFNNLDENLKKSFHNYVELRGITPTTMNLFREYIISNGTRKQHFWLNKLSDFVKKD